TTTTATGCCCTTGGTGATATTGCCGATGTCGGCGAAGCCAAACTGGGGTATCTAGCACAGCAACAAGGCGATTATTTAGCGAAAGTCATTCTAAAAAGTTTTAGCAATAAATCCCATAAGCCATATAAGCGTAACCCTTTGATGGCACTGATTCCTACAGGCCAACGTTCTGGTGTAGTGCAGCTGCCATTTATGGTAACTACATGGAATGGCTTGGTGAACATCAAACAAAAAGATTTATTCGTATCTAAGATGTACAAAGCCTTTGGCACCACACCAAACGCTTAGCTTCAACCCTTAGCAATTTAACATGACCTTGAAGCGTGATCTTGTATCATGCTCCAAGAGACTGATTAAGCACGCAGCTTGGCAATGCAGCCATCGATGGCATCGAGCCATTCGCTAACAGTCACTTCACGATAAGCAGTTTCTCCTACAAAGCCGCTGCACAAGACGACGTCAGGCGTTAATTCACGCAGTTTTTGTAAGCTCTCTATCATGTCTTTATTGGTGCCACCAAAACTATTTAATACAAAAGTTGAAAACTCATCATGAGTAAAAGCCAGTGTATCTCCCGTAAATAAATAGGATTTACCATGCGGTGGATTATAGAAATAACACACGCTGCCATCGGTATGTCCTGGTGTGTGTATGACTTGAATATCTTCTAATGATTCATCTAATGGCGTGAATGCGACATCGACTTCACTATGCTGCGCCGCATAGGGCGCTTCAATTTCGCTAGTGGCCAGCTTATTATCAAATAACGAACGAATACGCGCCTGTGAAGCACCAACTTCATCGCGGTGCGTAATAAGCTGCCACGCAACACCGCCCAGAGATTCGATGTGCAGTAAGTCTTCCGCCGCACCTGTATTGTAAAAAAGAATATTGCCATTTTTGCGCTGAAGAAGATAAGCATGAGTATTTAACATACCCGAAGAATAGCGCGTTGATTGCCATAGATTGTCGTAAAGTTTGTGCATTGCCACCTCAAGAAAGTTAATGATGCGGCGAGCTTAAGACCTCAACCATAGTTAAGGTCAACACTAGATTTTAAGTTCTATGAGGTAAGTTTATTTAAACCATTAATGGTCAGTGGCAACCAGTTTTCTTGCCAGCGCTGGGCTTTGTCTTGCGGGGCTAATAGTTTAGGAGATACCGTCAACGGCGATGCTAATCGCTCACGCTCAGCTAACATTTGACTATTTAGCGCGCCAATTAAGCCTTGCGATGTTTCAAGGGCGACGGTCACTACGGTGTCACAACTGCTACAGGTAATAAATTGCGCTTGGCCACTGCCCTGTTGCTGC
This DNA window, taken from Psychrobium sp. MM17-31, encodes the following:
- a CDS encoding MBL fold metallo-hydrolase yields the protein MHKLYDNLWQSTRYSSGMLNTHAYLLQRKNGNILFYNTGAAEDLLHIESLGGVAWQLITHRDEVGASQARIRSLFDNKLATSEIEAPYAAQHSEVDVAFTPLDESLEDIQVIHTPGHTDGSVCYFYNPPHGKSYLFTGDTLAFTHDEFSTFVLNSFGGTNKDMIESLQKLRELTPDVVLCSGFVGETAYREVTVSEWLDAIDGCIAKLRA